TAAAAGTATCAAAAAAAGCGAAGCCCGTCAATACTAATAATAATATCAGTAAGTTGAATTTTAATATCGGCTAAATTTCATCCCCGAAAGTTGAGATTTTAATATCAGGGAATAACAATGCGAAGACTCAAAGACATACAAATGGAACTTTCTACAGAAGAATTCCGGCAGATTCTCTCCATTGCCCTGGACGAGGACCGGGATAAGGCCATGGAATTTATCCGGGATCACCTGGCCAAAAAGGTGGACAAAAAACTCCAGGAGCATTGAGTGCCGGTCTTCGAAGTCAGTTATGGCCCCGGCCAGACAAATCGTTTCTCATAATCCTTTCTGCTGCTTTGCAGCAGCCCCCAGCCCCTTTCTGTCTCATGATCTGTGATCCCTGGACAATGGGAAACCATCAGGCAAATACCGCCCCGGTACCGGGGCGGTATACTTATTTTTTAGCCATTACATGATCGGGGCTTTTTCCGGCTCCCGCGGAAACCAGTCGCGTGTTCGCAGGCAGAAGCGCACCAGGGCGAGCATGATGGGCACTTCGATCAATACGCCCACAACAGTTGCAAGCGCGGCCCCGGATCCGGTGCCGTAAAGCGTTAGCGCAACCGCAATGGCCACCTCAAAATGGTTGGAGGCGCCGATCTGGGAGGTGGGGGCTGCGTCTTCATAAACAATGCCAAGGGGCCTGCAGGCCAGGTAGGCAAGGCCGAATATGAAAAACGTCTGGATGATCAGCGGGATAGCGATCATCACGATCACCATGGGTTGGCGGATAATGACTTCTCCCTGCAGCATGAACAGGGCCACCAGCGTCACCAGCAGGGCGATCTGGGAAACGCTGCCCCAGGCTTTAATGTATACTTTTTCAAACCACTCCATTCCCTTGCGCTGAATCAGGATTTTCCTGGTCAAATAACCAACCACCAGGGGCACGCCCACGTAAACGCCCACGGTCAGGGCCAGTGTCACAAGGGGAATGGGCATGGCCACGCCCAGAAGCAGATTGCCTAATGGCGCATACAAAACAAGCATTGTCAGGGAATTGATGGCCACCATGACCAGGGTGTGGCCCATGTTGCCGCCGGAAAGATAGCTCCATACAAAGACCATGGCCGTGCAGGGGGCAATGCCCAGCAGTATCATGCCGGCCGTGTATTCGGCCCCCATCTCCGGGGTGATAAACGGCGCCCAGATCTGGGTCATAAACAGCCATGCAAAAAATGTCATGGTAAAGGGCTTGATACCCCAGTTGACAACCAGGGTGGTCAATACGGGTTTCGGGGCTTTGACCGCTTCTACCACCTGTTTGAAATCGATCTGGATCATGATGGGATAGATCATCAAAAACAGCAGAATCCCGATGGGCATGTTGACCTGCTGGATTGACAGCGAGTCGATAAAATTGGCCATGCCGGGAAACCCGTACCCGATCAGGATCCCGGCGGCCATGCAAAGGGCAACCCACAGGGTAAGATATTTTTCCCAGAGCCCCATAACATTTTCCTTTTTTTCGTTCATTGGTTCGTATCTCCTTTGTCAGTGTTCTGGTTGATACCGGCTATACTGTTGGCCTTTGCTTCCGGGCTTTGCACAATTCATCCGGCGGAAAGGACAAAATGGTTTCAAGCGCCTGCTTGTCCTTCAATATGATCCGGGAGCCGGCGACTGAAGACTTTGCCCAGTTTAAAAGCGCTTCCGGGAAGTTTTCGGACAACCGGTAGTGCACCCACCGGGCGTCCTTGCGGCTTTCAACCAGCCCGGCATTCTGCAGAACGCTCATGTGTCTTGAAACCGTCGGTGTTGACACCTGCAGAAGCTCGGTGATCTGGCAGACGCAAAGTTCATCATGTGCTGACAGGGCCATGACGACCCGAAGGCGGTTGCCGTCGGAAAGCGCTTTGATTTGTTTGAGTGTTTTTTCCATTTAGAATATCTTGGTTATTTAAAATTTGCATATTTAGTTAATTGTCTAAATAAAATAAAAACACAGGCCGGGCATGTCAAGAAAAAATTCAATTTTTTTATATTTCACAAATCCGGCCGGTTGTCTGCGGCGCTTTTGATGATTTCATAGACATCCGCAGGCTCCATGTCATGCTGATCGACAATCTGTCTGATGCGCGAATCCGGGGTGGCCGCTATATCAATGTGGAGACACAGGGCGATCAGAAAAAGAAGGCCCACCAGGATATGCTGATCGGACCATTGCGTCTTGGTCAGCCCCAGAAAGCGCCAGTCCACCCAATGGGCCACCCGGCCCTGGGGTGCAATGTAGAGCGCAATGCTGTTTAGCACGACCACAAGAAATGACAGCAATGCGGTCAGGGAAACAATCTTTTTGATTTTTATCTGCTGATTCATGCTTTTCCCCTTTTCATAAAGAATAGCAGGTTTCCGCGGTCGCAGTTGCGATTCAATACTTTTTATGCAGGATCAGGGCAAAATATACAAGCGGTTT
The window above is part of the Desulfosalsimonas propionicica genome. Proteins encoded here:
- a CDS encoding ArsR/SmtB family transcription factor; this encodes MEKTLKQIKALSDGNRLRVVMALSAHDELCVCQITELLQVSTPTVSRHMSVLQNAGLVESRKDARWVHYRLSENFPEALLNWAKSSVAGSRIILKDKQALETILSFPPDELCKARKQRPTV
- the arsB gene encoding ACR3 family arsenite efflux transporter; translated protein: MNEKKENVMGLWEKYLTLWVALCMAAGILIGYGFPGMANFIDSLSIQQVNMPIGILLFLMIYPIMIQIDFKQVVEAVKAPKPVLTTLVVNWGIKPFTMTFFAWLFMTQIWAPFITPEMGAEYTAGMILLGIAPCTAMVFVWSYLSGGNMGHTLVMVAINSLTMLVLYAPLGNLLLGVAMPIPLVTLALTVGVYVGVPLVVGYLTRKILIQRKGMEWFEKVYIKAWGSVSQIALLVTLVALFMLQGEVIIRQPMVIVMIAIPLIIQTFFIFGLAYLACRPLGIVYEDAAPTSQIGASNHFEVAIAVALTLYGTGSGAALATVVGVLIEVPIMLALVRFCLRTRDWFPREPEKAPIM
- a CDS encoding DUF4405 domain-containing protein; translated protein: MNQQIKIKKIVSLTALLSFLVVVLNSIALYIAPQGRVAHWVDWRFLGLTKTQWSDQHILVGLLFLIALCLHIDIAATPDSRIRQIVDQHDMEPADVYEIIKSAADNRPDL